One stretch of Candidatus Nitrosotenuis cloacae DNA includes these proteins:
- a CDS encoding 4-hydroxyphenylacetate 3-hydroxylase family protein produces MAIKTGQDYIQSLKGRKLTVYLFGEQVQDPVEHPMIRPSINAVAETYDLAAREEDLASPMSKISGKRVNRFLHIAESANDLVLQNKMQRKLGQLTGTCFQRCVGMDALNSLHSTTFEIDEKHHTNYHKRLLAFIKKMQEENFVIGGAMTDVKGDRSKAPSEQADPDLFVHITKRTADGVYVTGAKAHQTGVINSHWMIIMPTIRLLEKDKDWGIVGAIPVDAPGITYIYGRQSCDTRSMEEGDIDAGNSQFAGQEAMVILDNVFIPNDLIFMNGEVEFAAMLVERFTCYHRRSYVCKTGLGDVLIGAAAAISDYNGIPDVSHIRDKLVEMTHLNESIFAAGISSSYQAQEMKSGVWLNDDMLANVCKHNVTRFPYEISRLAQDIAGGLVVTLPSEQDFRNTTTGPLLKKYLAGRKGTDVENRMRILRLIENMTLGRNAVGYLTESMHGAGSPQAQRIQIARQMQLGYKKNLAKNLANVKEDAEESKENSDYFKRVFKIPK; encoded by the coding sequence ATCAATTAACGCGGTTGCCGAAACATATGATCTGGCAGCACGCGAAGAAGACTTGGCATCCCCAATGTCCAAAATATCCGGAAAACGAGTAAACCGATTCTTGCACATTGCGGAATCTGCAAATGATCTGGTATTGCAAAACAAAATGCAAAGAAAGCTTGGTCAGCTTACCGGAACGTGCTTTCAGCGATGCGTAGGAATGGATGCGCTAAATTCGCTGCATTCCACAACATTTGAAATTGATGAAAAACATCACACCAATTATCACAAAAGATTACTAGCTTTTATCAAAAAGATGCAAGAAGAGAACTTTGTAATCGGTGGCGCAATGACTGATGTCAAAGGAGACAGAAGCAAGGCACCATCTGAGCAAGCAGACCCAGATCTGTTCGTCCATATCACAAAAAGAACAGCCGACGGCGTATACGTTACTGGCGCAAAGGCTCACCAAACAGGTGTAATCAATTCACACTGGATGATAATAATGCCAACCATACGACTGTTAGAAAAAGACAAGGACTGGGGAATTGTAGGTGCAATTCCAGTAGATGCTCCTGGAATTACGTACATCTACGGACGTCAATCATGTGATACCAGAAGTATGGAGGAGGGAGACATTGATGCAGGTAACTCACAGTTTGCAGGCCAAGAGGCAATGGTCATACTGGACAATGTGTTCATTCCAAATGATCTCATATTCATGAATGGTGAGGTAGAGTTTGCAGCAATGCTAGTTGAGCGATTCACATGCTATCACAGAAGAAGCTATGTCTGCAAGACAGGCCTTGGCGATGTACTAATTGGCGCAGCAGCTGCCATTTCTGACTATAATGGAATTCCAGACGTGTCTCACATTCGCGACAAGCTAGTAGAGATGACGCATCTAAACGAGTCCATCTTTGCTGCAGGCATTTCATCATCATACCAAGCACAAGAAATGAAGTCAGGCGTGTGGCTAAATGACGACATGCTGGCAAATGTCTGCAAGCACAATGTTACTCGATTCCCATATGAAATCTCAAGGCTAGCGCAGGATATCGCAGGCGGCCTTGTTGTAACATTACCGTCTGAGCAAGACTTTAGAAATACGACAACCGGACCACTCCTCAAAAAATACTTGGCTGGAAGGAAGGGAACAGATGTCGAAAACAGAATGAGAATTCTAAGATTAATCGAGAACATGACACTTGGCAGAAACGCAGTTGGCTATCTGACTGAATCCATGCACGGCGCAGGCTCACCACAGGCACAGAGAATCCAAATTGCAAGACAAATGCAGCTTGGCTACAAGAAAAACCTGGCAAAGAATCTGGCAAACGTAAAAGAGGATGCAGAAGAGAGCAAAGAAAACTCGGACTATTTCAAGCGGGTCTTTAAAATCCCAAAATAG
- the ureC gene encoding urease subunit alpha — MTLEIPRKKYVDLFGPTIGDKVRLGDTDLIIEIEKDLLRYGDEAVFGGGKSIRDGMAQASGTSRNDSVDLVITNAIVLDPILGIIKADIGVKDGKIAGIGKAGNPNIMDGVDIIISSNTEVISGEHLICTPGAVDTHIHFISPQQTIDAICGGTTTMIGGGTGPADGTNATTCTPGKWYIHKMIEATEEFPMNFGFLGKGNDSEEASLIDQIREGACGLKLHEDWGTTPATIDAALRVADKTDTQVAIHTDTLNECGYVDDTIAAIAGRAIHTYHTEGAGGGHAPDIMKIASEANILPSSTNPTRPFTVNTLDEHLDMMMVCHHLNSSVPEDVSFAESRIRAETIAAEDILHDIGALSMMSSDSQAMGRIGEVTTRNWQSADKMKKISGRHQNETGDNDNFRVKRYLAKITINPAITHGISEYVGSLEPGKIADIIVWSPQFFGAKPKMIIKGGMIAYSLMGDPNASIPTTEPVYYRPMFGALGKAKQAISFVFTSKLALENGLEDKLGVSKKFLAVRNCRNIGKKDMVLNDTTPKIEIDPETYQVKIDSKIATTKPATSVPLARLYNLF; from the coding sequence ATGACACTAGAGATTCCAAGAAAAAAGTATGTGGATCTTTTTGGCCCCACCATTGGAGATAAGGTAAGGCTAGGAGACACGGACCTAATCATAGAAATTGAAAAGGACTTGCTCAGGTATGGAGATGAGGCAGTCTTTGGTGGGGGAAAGAGCATACGTGATGGAATGGCACAGGCAAGTGGCACTAGCCGCAATGATTCAGTGGATCTGGTAATTACAAACGCAATTGTGCTTGATCCGATCCTTGGAATAATCAAGGCAGACATTGGAGTCAAGGATGGAAAGATTGCAGGTATTGGAAAGGCTGGCAATCCAAACATCATGGACGGAGTTGACATTATAATATCATCAAACACCGAGGTGATTTCTGGCGAACATTTGATTTGCACCCCCGGTGCGGTGGATACGCACATTCATTTTATTTCTCCACAGCAGACAATCGACGCAATTTGTGGCGGTACTACCACCATGATCGGTGGCGGAACGGGTCCGGCAGATGGGACCAATGCAACAACATGCACTCCAGGAAAATGGTACATACACAAAATGATAGAGGCTACAGAAGAATTTCCCATGAATTTTGGATTTTTGGGAAAGGGCAATGACTCCGAAGAAGCATCACTGATTGATCAGATACGGGAGGGTGCGTGTGGGCTCAAGCTGCACGAGGACTGGGGTACCACGCCAGCAACAATAGATGCGGCACTACGAGTTGCCGACAAGACAGATACCCAGGTTGCCATACACACGGACACACTAAACGAGTGTGGCTATGTTGATGATACCATAGCTGCAATTGCCGGAAGGGCAATTCACACATACCACACAGAGGGCGCAGGCGGAGGCCATGCCCCAGACATTATGAAAATAGCGAGTGAGGCAAACATCTTGCCATCATCTACAAACCCCACCAGACCATTTACGGTAAACACACTTGATGAGCATCTTGACATGATGATGGTCTGTCATCACCTCAATTCTTCCGTTCCAGAAGACGTCTCATTTGCCGAATCAAGAATCCGCGCAGAGACAATAGCTGCAGAGGACATACTTCATGACATTGGCGCACTAAGCATGATGTCATCGGATAGTCAAGCAATGGGCAGAATTGGCGAGGTAACAACTAGGAACTGGCAGAGCGCAGACAAGATGAAAAAGATCTCAGGGAGGCACCAAAATGAAACAGGTGACAATGACAATTTCAGAGTAAAGCGTTACTTGGCAAAAATAACAATCAATCCCGCAATAACTCATGGAATATCTGAATATGTCGGATCCTTGGAGCCAGGCAAAATAGCAGATATCATAGTCTGGTCTCCGCAATTTTTTGGCGCAAAGCCAAAAATGATAATCAAGGGTGGAATGATTGCATATTCCTTGATGGGTGACCCAAATGCATCAATTCCCACCACAGAGCCAGTCTATTACAGGCCGATGTTTGGAGCATTGGGAAAAGCAAAGCAAGCGATCTCCTTTGTATTCACATCAAAACTTGCACTAGAAAACGGCCTTGAGGACAAGCTTGGTGTCTCAAAGAAATTCCTTGCAGTAAGGAATTGTAGAAACATTGGCAAAAAAGACATGGTTCTCAATGACACCACGCCAAAAATAGAAATCGATCCAGAGACGTATCAGGTAAAAATTGACAGCAAAATAGCTACAACAAAGCCAGCCACTAGTGTGCCACTTGCAAGACTATACAACTTGTTCTGA
- a CDS encoding urease subunit beta yields MIPGEYFISEKPIIANQGKKTITISVKNTGDRPIQVGSHTHFFESNKALEFVREQAYGFHLNIASGTSIRFEPGETKSVELTEYGGKRIVFGFSGLVNGPLSEKKSDALEKAKKGGFRGA; encoded by the coding sequence ATGATACCTGGCGAATATTTCATCTCTGAGAAACCAATAATTGCAAACCAGGGAAAAAAAACAATCACAATATCAGTCAAAAACACCGGCGATAGGCCGATTCAGGTTGGCTCTCATACACACTTTTTTGAGTCAAACAAGGCCCTTGAGTTTGTGCGTGAGCAGGCATATGGATTTCATCTCAATATCGCATCAGGCACATCTATTCGATTTGAGCCGGGCGAGACAAAAAGCGTCGAGCTAACAGAATACGGTGGAAAAAGAATCGTTTTTGGATTTAGTGGACTGGTTAATGGACCATTGTCTGAAAAGAAATCAGATGCACTAGAGAAGGCCAAAAAGGGAGGATTTCGGGGCGCATGA
- a CDS encoding urease subunit gamma, protein MFLTPREIDKLHIFLAAELARKRKTRGLKLNHPEAVAIITDHILEGARDGKSVADLMSSGRRVLTKNDVLPGVPEIIHTIQVEATFDDGTKLVTVHDPIV, encoded by the coding sequence ATGTTTTTGACTCCAAGGGAGATAGATAAATTACATATTTTTTTGGCAGCAGAGCTTGCACGCAAGAGAAAAACAAGAGGCCTCAAGCTTAATCATCCAGAGGCAGTTGCCATTATAACTGATCATATACTAGAAGGGGCAAGGGACGGCAAGTCCGTTGCAGACTTGATGAGCTCCGGCAGAAGAGTTCTAACAAAGAATGATGTCCTGCCAGGAGTGCCGGAAATAATCCACACCATACAAGTCGAAGCTACTTTTGATGACGGAACAAAGCTGGTCACAGTCCATGATCCAATTGTGTGA
- a CDS encoding urease accessory protein UreE, producing MLKVEKIIGNVFENPELAKEFESNSYNENYKTVSISRYDLEKTRLKQKASDGTQIGINLDGGKKMAHGDVFYGDDVKVLIQQIPEQTILVRFAGLEPKLLVLIGHIIGNLHRPVSLEADSISFPIHDKGEIDLFRTLFRDYVDKIELIIEEKIFQPHKSMNVHEH from the coding sequence TTGCTTAAGGTTGAAAAAATTATAGGAAATGTTTTTGAGAATCCTGAGCTTGCAAAAGAATTCGAGTCTAATTCATACAATGAAAACTACAAGACAGTAAGCATTTCACGCTATGATCTTGAAAAAACAAGACTAAAGCAAAAAGCATCTGATGGCACACAAATCGGGATTAATCTTGATGGTGGCAAAAAAATGGCGCACGGAGACGTGTTTTATGGTGATGATGTAAAAGTCCTAATACAACAAATCCCAGAGCAAACAATCTTGGTAAGGTTTGCAGGCCTTGAGCCAAAACTTCTCGTCCTAATTGGGCACATCATAGGCAATCTGCACAGGCCTGTCTCTTTGGAGGCTGATTCTATCTCATTTCCTATTCATGATAAAGGGGAAATTGATCTGTTTAGGACGCTATTTCGGGACTATGTGGATAAAATCGAGCTAATTATAGAGGAGAAAATTTTTCAGCCTCACAAATCAATGAATGTCCATGAGCACTGA
- a CDS encoding urease accessory protein UreF: MSTDFSSLSMMQLSDSFFPAGLYTMSNGLETLYHQKMVINADGVKELIQTYYLQQVGPADCVALANAYDFAIHGDLGGVMLVDDIICKIKLVKEQREASMRSGRQLIKCVLALGNNPLITQYHNEIIKSHTPGTYPVSFSVAAQAFGISKQNACLMLFYGFGVSIVGAALRLGIIQHIESQQILDSLKPIISEQVNKYISKPYDQIWQFSPQADIFQMHHEKMEAKMFIT; the protein is encoded by the coding sequence ATGAGCACTGACTTTTCCAGCCTCAGTATGATGCAGCTATCTGACTCTTTCTTCCCAGCTGGGCTCTATACAATGTCAAATGGGCTTGAAACCCTATACCACCAAAAGATGGTAATCAATGCAGATGGCGTAAAAGAGCTGATTCAAACGTATTATCTGCAGCAAGTGGGGCCTGCCGACTGTGTAGCGCTTGCAAATGCATATGATTTTGCAATTCATGGGGATCTTGGTGGTGTCATGTTGGTTGATGATATTATTTGCAAAATCAAACTGGTAAAGGAGCAGCGAGAGGCATCGATGCGATCCGGAAGACAGCTCATCAAGTGTGTCTTAGCACTTGGGAATAACCCGCTCATCACACAATATCACAATGAAATCATAAAATCTCACACCCCTGGGACATATCCAGTATCTTTTTCCGTTGCCGCACAAGCATTTGGCATATCAAAACAAAATGCTTGTCTGATGTTGTTTTATGGATTTGGAGTGAGTATAGTCGGAGCTGCACTGCGCCTTGGAATAATACAGCACATTGAAAGCCAGCAAATACTAGACTCACTCAAGCCAATAATCAGTGAACAAGTAAACAAGTACATCTCAAAACCATATGATCAAATTTGGCAGTTCTCGCCACAAGCGGACATTTTTCAGATGCACCATGAAAAAATGGAAGCAAAAATGTTCATAACATAA
- the ureG gene encoding urease accessory protein UreG, which produces MPKRIPRIGIGGPVGSGKSMLIEKIVPVLAKRGYRICVISNDVISKEDANRIRKNLATEQGLLPENMVIGIATGGCPHTAIREDPSMNLALIEEIEQEHTELDLIILESGGDNVMTTFSPALADYFIYIVDVSGGDKYPRKGGLGIESCDLLVINKIDLAGLINADLSVMDRDAKTLRKGKPHVFVNCKNDTGIEQVVSHIVEDLLFEELPKAHYT; this is translated from the coding sequence ATGCCAAAAAGAATCCCAAGAATTGGAATCGGCGGCCCAGTTGGCTCTGGAAAAAGCATGCTGATTGAAAAAATAGTTCCAGTGCTTGCAAAGCGTGGCTATAGAATCTGTGTCATATCAAATGATGTCATCTCAAAAGAAGATGCAAACAGAATCAGAAAAAACCTGGCAACAGAGCAGGGATTGCTGCCTGAAAACATGGTAATTGGAATTGCCACCGGCGGATGCCCACACACTGCAATACGTGAAGACCCCTCCATGAATTTGGCACTAATTGAGGAAATCGAGCAAGAGCATACTGAGCTTGACTTGATAATTCTTGAAAGCGGCGGTGATAATGTAATGACCACATTCAGTCCGGCTCTGGCGGATTATTTTATTTACATAGTTGATGTCTCAGGCGGAGACAAGTATCCAAGAAAGGGAGGACTCGGAATAGAATCATGTGATCTGCTGGTGATTAACAAAATTGATCTTGCTGGACTGATCAATGCCGACCTTTCAGTCATGGACAGGGATGCAAAAACACTCCGCAAAGGAAAACCGCACGTGTTTGTAAATTGCAAGAATGACACCGGCATAGAACAAGTAGTCAGTCACATTGTAGAGGATCTGCTTTTTGAGGAATTGCCAAAGGCGCATTACACATGA
- a CDS encoding urease accessory protein UreD, whose translation MIPLGKLEKIPAEFEQYLQDDSNIVEKTGILKISLEMDQTKNKTIVIHQYSKAPLLTQKALHYDVANPSMAYLFLMSSSGGILQGDRYHIEISVKNKGIANITTQGATRIYKMDSNYATQFVDIDVDDNSYLEFLPDQIIPYKKSRYFQQVQITTGFDSTLVYSEVITPGRVAMGELFDYDLCYLRLTAKNKGGKILFMDSARLDPKEQQFSQIGVLGTKSVFGILYIITKKEQLEQISTDIDVILDNVETIGGYSFLPEDSGLVVRLIGNSSEDIKAVIHDCVRVVRKYILNSTFDQIRKT comes from the coding sequence ATGATTCCACTAGGAAAGCTGGAAAAAATACCGGCAGAGTTTGAGCAATACCTACAAGATGATTCCAATATTGTTGAAAAAACAGGCATTCTGAAAATCTCACTAGAGATGGACCAAACAAAAAACAAGACCATAGTGATACATCAATATTCCAAGGCCCCACTCCTTACGCAAAAAGCGCTACATTACGATGTCGCAAATCCATCAATGGCTTATCTGTTTTTGATGTCATCCTCAGGAGGAATTCTCCAAGGTGATAGATATCACATCGAAATATCGGTAAAAAACAAAGGAATTGCAAACATCACCACACAGGGCGCTACACGAATCTACAAAATGGATTCCAACTACGCAACCCAGTTTGTGGACATTGATGTGGATGATAATTCCTATCTTGAATTTCTACCAGATCAAATCATTCCGTACAAAAAATCCAGATATTTCCAGCAAGTGCAAATAACTACAGGATTCGACTCTACATTGGTATATTCAGAGGTGATAACTCCTGGGCGTGTTGCCATGGGGGAATTGTTTGATTATGATCTATGTTATCTCAGGTTGACTGCAAAAAACAAAGGCGGCAAAATTCTATTCATGGATTCTGCCCGACTTGATCCAAAAGAGCAGCAATTTAGCCAAATTGGAGTTTTAGGAACCAAGTCTGTTTTTGGAATCCTTTACATCATAACAAAAAAGGAACAACTAGAACAAATCTCAACTGATATAGACGTAATCTTGGATAATGTTGAGACAATTGGTGGCTACTCATTTCTACCAGAAGACTCTGGGTTGGTTGTACGACTGATTGGGAATTCCTCTGAAGACATCAAAGCCGTCATACATGACTGTGTGAGGGTTGTAAGAAAGTACATCCTGAATTCTACATTTGATCAAATTCGGAAAACCTAG